AGTTACATTCAGTATGCCCATTACAAAAAAATCTTTTTCGAAATCAAAAACCCTGCCTTTAATTGTAAAAGGCTTCATCTTCTTTTGGGTTATTGCATCTAAAAGGGCAACTTTCACTTCCTTTAAACCAAAATATGGCTCCAAGGTGAGTTTATCGATAACAGTTTTGTAGACTTTAGGTGTTCCTATGGTTATAATATCAGTTTTTTCTGTCTTAAATGAGGCAACATGCTTATTAATGGCAACGTCGCCACCTGCACTTAGAAATTCTTGCTTTAAGATGTTTGCTCCCCTTGCATCAACGTCGTGTAGTTTAAAAATAAGAGTTTCTGCTTTTGGTATAAAGAACTGTAGGGATTGTGGGTCTATGCCTACATCAACAAGTTCTTGCAAAAGGTAATCTTTTTTAATATATCTTGCAATCATAATATTATTATATTGATTTTTTACTTTTTATTATAGTTTGGATAGTGTAATCTCTCCCAAAGTATGTAGAGTTTCAGATACTTCTATATTGTTAGCATTTGTTTATGATTATTCTAATTCTTCCTGTGATTTGGTTTAATTTTATTTGCCTTCTTTTTGGTAGTCTACATAAGAGTATACAAGAAGGTATGCAGTTGCACAAGGAACATAAATGTTAAAAATGCCACAATAAATCCATAGTAATAGTCCTTAAACTTATTAACGTTTTCTTTTAAAGGGTCGATTTTTGGAATTAAAAGCAAAATGAGAACAATCCCAAGCATTATAAAAGGAGCAGTGAATGTTCCTCCAAACTTTGACATGTAGCCGTCGACTTCTCCTTGTAAGTTCCAATGTGTTGGGACTTTTGCAGGAAGATATGGGTAAAAAGCGATACTTACAATAAACGTTGTAACCAAAAGAAAGAAGATGATACCAATTAAAATTTTTTCTTTTTTCATTTATTACCTCCATTTTCATTATTTTATAACTTAAGCTCTTTTTTAGCAAATTGTAAAAAGTTTCACCACTTTTATATATACTTAAACAAAAGGATTTTTTAGTTTATTATTTACGAATGAGGCATTAACCCCTTAATACTCCCCAAAAAATATAAAAGGGTGATATTCTTCCTCGCTCACTTCGTTTGCTCACTTGACTTCGTCAAGGAAAAGAGTGCAGAATGACACCGTAAATGCAAAATCTACCTTCTCGTGATTACCGAAATGTTATAAATGCCGTTATGACTTTACTATGGATTGACTAAATGGAAATATTGAAACATTAATTAGAAGTAGCAAAAAAAAGTTGAACCTTAAATCGAAATAAAACCAAAAAAACCATAAAAGTCTTACTAAAAACACAGTTATTAATGGAATTACAAAATATGAAATATTTCTTTCTTGCAAAAATAATAAAAAACAATAAAATAAAACGAATAGGAGGCAAAAAATGGATTTATTTGAAAAATGTAAAAATTATGGTCCTGGAAACCCTCTCTATGATGTAAAAATTGCTGAAGAGAAAGGGCTATACCCATATTTTCTCCCGTTAGAAGAAACAGAAGGCACAGAAGTTGTAATAAATGGAAGAAGACTCATAATGCTTGGTTCAAATAACTATCTTGGACTTACGCACCATCCGAAAGTAAAAGAGGCAGCAAAAAAAGCGATTGATGAATACGGAACATCTGCAACTGGCTCAAGATTTATGAATGGAACCTTAAAAATCCATAGACAGTTAGAAGATGCACTGAGTGAATTTTTAAAGAAAGAGGCGGTAATTGTGTTCTCAACAGGGTATCAGACAAATCTTGGCACAATCTCTGCACTTCTTACTCCAAAGGATTATGCAATCATGGATAAAGAAGATCATGCTTCCATTGTAGACGGATGGAAACTGTCACAAGCAAAGTTTGCCCGTTTCAATCATAACGATATGAAAAGCCTTGAAAGAGTTCTTTCAAAAATTCCCGATGAATCAGGAAAACTCATTATCGTTGACGGAATTTATTCAATGGCAGGGGATATTGCTCCACTTCCAGAAATTATTAAATTAAAAGATAATTACGGCGCAAGAGTTATGGTTGATGATGCACACTCAATAGGCGTATTAGGAAAAAATGGAAGAGGCACAGCAAACTACTTCAACCTGGAAAAAGAGACTGATCTTATTATGGGAACTTTTAGCAAATCTTTTGCAAGTTTAGGAGGATTCATCGCAGGAGAAAAAGATGTAATTAACTACATTAAGCATTATGCAAGACCTTTTATATTCTCTGCTGCAATGACTCCTTCTTCTGCTTATGCTGCGCTTGCCGCACTTGAAGTAATGGAAACCGAACCTGAAAGAATTGAACATTTATGGAGCGTTGCAAATAGAATGAGAAAGGGGTTAAAGGAATTAGGCTTTGACATAGGAAATAGCAATACCCCAGTTATTCCGGTATACGTGCGAGATCGTTGGAAAACAGTGATGTTTTGGAAGGAGCTTTTTGACAGTGGTGTGTATGTCAATCCAGTTTTACCTCCCGCGGTTGCACCTAACGATTCACTTCTTAGGACAAGCTATATTGCAACACATACGGAGGAACAAATTGATAGAGCATTATCGATATTTGAAAAGGTAGGTAAGAAATTAGGTATTATAAAATGAAAAAGGCTAAGCAAAAGCTTAGCCTTTTTCATGGATAACCGGTTAACTATATAACTCTTACGTTAATAGCTTTTGCACCTTTATCAGTTTTTTCAACTTCGTATTCAACTTTGTCGCCTTCTCTAAGGGCTTTAAAACCATTGGACAAAATTGAAGAGAAGTGAACAAAGAGGTCTTTACTGCCATCATCTGGGACGATGAAACCAAAACCCTTCTGAGCGTTAAACCACTTTACTGTTCCTGTTAATTTTTCCATTCTTTAAATACCAACCTTCTTAAAAATTCTATCTTTATTAGATAGTATCCTATAATAGCATATTCTACACTTTTTACAATAGCAAAAAATAGGAAATCTATTCTTTTAGAAATTATTCCTCATAACAACATATGTTTTTAATTAGTTTACATAGGTTTTTATTAATTTTTTAAAATATTAGGAAATTTGAGAAGAGGTTTTTTATATATGGCAAAAAAATTCTATAGCCTGACTCATGAGGCAGGCTATAGAGGATTAAATCCTACGTTAGAGATACTAAATGAAATACTATATGGTATTTGAAGAGCCTAAAACATCTCTTATCTTGTGTTTAACGAGGTTTTTGATTTCATCTCTTGCTGGTCCAAGATACTTTCTTGGGTCAAACTCTTCGGGGTGTGTTGCAAAAATTTCTCTTACAGTTGCAGTTAGAGCAAGTCTTAAGTCAGTGTCAATATTTATTTTGGTAATTCCCATAGTAGTTGCTTTTCTTAACATATCTTCTGGAACGCCTTTTGCATCTCCAATATTCCCACCGTACTGGTTAATCTTATGCACGTATTGGGGAAGAACAGATGAAGCACCATGCAATACTAAAGGAAACCCTTCTAATCTACTTGCAATCGCTTGAAGTCTATCAAAATCAAGTTTAGGTTCACTTTTGAATTTATATGCTCCGTGAGATGTTCCGATTGCAATGGCAAGAGAGTCAACTTTAGTTCTTTCAACAAACTCAACTGCTTTATCTGGATCGGTATAAACAGCTTCATTTGAGACAACATGCTCTTCTATACCTTGGAGCTTACCTAATTCACCTTCTACAACAACACCTTTAGAATGTGCATAATCAACTACTTGTTTTGTAATAGCAATATTTTCTTCAAAAGGTAAATGTGATCCATCAATCATAACCGAAGTAAAGCCTGCATCAATAACTTCTTTACAAAGTTCAAAGGAATCACCATGATCAAGATGAACTGCAATAGGAATTTCTGGAGCATCTATTACTGCAGCCTCAATGAGTTTCATAAGGTACACAAGTTTTGCATAGTTTCGTGCACCTTTAGAGATTTGCAAGATAACAGGAGATCGCTCCTCTTTTGCTGCTTCAATAACTCCCTGAAGAATTTCCATATTATTCACGTTAAATGCACCAATTGCGTACTTCTTATACGCCTTTTTAAATAATTCTGTTGTTTTTACCAATCCCATTTTAACCTCCTAAAATCGCAAAATATTATAACACAAACGAAAAATTTTAATTTGTATTTTCTTTTTTTTAAATAAAATATTTGTACCCTAACTACTACCTTAATAAGGTGCTAATAGGAGCACCTTTAACTCCAAAATACCTCTTAGAAGGTGGAGCTAAGGTGTAGTTGGGGCTTAATCTATTAGTTTATAGAACTTTATTTTATGCTTCTTTAGATAATTTTCAAAATAGGTTATTGATTCTTTAAAAGAAGTATTCAACTTACTTTTTAAAATAATTTTTAAAGTTTCACCTGCTTCTATAGGAGGGTAGGATGCAGTTTGCACTTTAAATTTTTTTTCAACGTTCCTTAAAACTCTAATGAGATTTACCTCTTTTTCAAAAACGTTGTAGCTTGCTTCCTGTTGAAACTCCTTTGTTGGTTTTAGTTGTTGTATAACGATATCAAGCATGGCCTCAAACTCATTTGGCACTCCTGGAAGGATATAAAATACTTTCCCTCCGATGTCCATTCTTTCTCCTGCTACAACTCCCTTAGGATTTTCCAAAGGAACTGCACCTTTAAGTCCTAAGGAAAGCTCTTCGATGTATTTTGAATAAAAGCCTTCATCAAATTTCGACAAATTTTTAAGCACAACTTTTTTCTTCTTCTCCGTTTTTTTAAGTGGAATATTAAAGGCTTTAGAGGCTGCTAAAAGAGTTATATCATCGGGAGTAAGCCCTAATCCGCCTGAAGTTATAATGATATCTCCAATAGATTTAGAAAACTTTAACGCCCTTTTTAGGGACACAATATCATCACCTACAAAAAGCAAAGCAACCAACCTTGCAACATCTTTCAATTTTTCCTTTGCAATTGCAAAATTTTTATCTTTTCTTAAACCTTCTAAAATTTCATTACCAATAATAAGAAGAACAACGTTTTTCATTTATCTCATCGGCACAAGATAACCATTTTCAAGCATCCATTCAAAGATCCTTGAGATTTTTGCATAGGTGCGCTCCTCTTTAACATCCTTATATCCAATCTCAACAAGGGAGTTGTCTTCAATGAGAAATAAGTATTGAATGACAGTATTCCCACCAAAAGGAGCATCTCTATTTTTGTCAATATACAAATTTAATATATCAAAGTGTGGAATTCTATTTGGGTCAATACGCCCTTCCTTTGAAGCATTATAAATCTTTTCATAGAGGACATTTGTATCTTTAAAATCTTTAACAATTACCATAGCAACATCTGCATCGTATTCAATATCACCACCACCTGAGCAGTTAAACATAGTTGGTCTTATTTTACTTTCTTCAGTATCTAACTTTGCTCCTTCTTTATCAAAGGAGGAAATTGCAAAAATTGGCGCATTCAACTCTGTAGATAAATTTGCAAGTCCACCTGAAACCTCATCTACTTGCTGGGCAAGATCTTGATACAAAATAGAAGTGGGGACCTTTTGAATATAATCAATAAATATGGCAATTTTATCAGTAGCATTCTCTTGCATGATTGAGAGTGCATGGCTCCTTATTTTGTTGACGGTATCTTCCCTTCTTCCTTCAACGAGATACATGTAATTCATGATTTCTTCAACCTTAGTATATCCGTAGTTAAAACGCTCCCGTAAGACACTATCATTTAAAATACTTTCGGTCTCAAGTAAGAACGGGGGGATAAGAGTTTCTTGAGATAGAACTCTTAAGAATAGGACTCTTTCAGTTTGTTCCCATGAATAGTAGAGGACAGGTATCTTTTCATTTTGGGCAATCATTGTTGCAAGTTTAAGCATGATGTTAGTTTTTCCTCTTCTAGGAGCACCTGAAAGAGCATAATAAAAACCCCTTCTTGCACCAGACAAGCTCTCATTAAGACAAGAAAACGGTTCAAGAGAATAGCCTAAAATTGGGTTTATTGGTCCTTCCCTTGTCTCAAGTTCTGCCATAAAACGCACAAGGTAGCTTCTTAAAGGAAGGATTCTTCTTTTTGA
This genomic stretch from Caldisericaceae bacterium harbors:
- a CDS encoding DUF1648 domain-containing protein, which codes for MKKEKILIGIIFFLLVTTFIVSIAFYPYLPAKVPTHWNLQGEVDGYMSKFGGTFTAPFIMLGIVLILLLIPKIDPLKENVNKFKDYYYGFIVAFLTFMFLVQLHTFLYTLM
- a CDS encoding pyridoxal phosphate-dependent aminotransferase family protein, translating into MDLFEKCKNYGPGNPLYDVKIAEEKGLYPYFLPLEETEGTEVVINGRRLIMLGSNNYLGLTHHPKVKEAAKKAIDEYGTSATGSRFMNGTLKIHRQLEDALSEFLKKEAVIVFSTGYQTNLGTISALLTPKDYAIMDKEDHASIVDGWKLSQAKFARFNHNDMKSLERVLSKIPDESGKLIIVDGIYSMAGDIAPLPEIIKLKDNYGARVMVDDAHSIGVLGKNGRGTANYFNLEKETDLIMGTFSKSFASLGGFIAGEKDVINYIKHYARPFIFSAAMTPSSAYAALAALEVMETEPERIEHLWSVANRMRKGLKELGFDIGNSNTPVIPVYVRDRWKTVMFWKELFDSGVYVNPVLPPAVAPNDSLLRTSYIATHTEEQIDRALSIFEKVGKKLGIIK
- a CDS encoding cold-shock protein, which translates into the protein MEKLTGTVKWFNAQKGFGFIVPDDGSKDLFVHFSSILSNGFKALREGDKVEYEVEKTDKGAKAINVRVI
- the fba gene encoding class II fructose-1,6-bisphosphate aldolase — encoded protein: MGLVKTTELFKKAYKKYAIGAFNVNNMEILQGVIEAAKEERSPVILQISKGARNYAKLVYLMKLIEAAVIDAPEIPIAVHLDHGDSFELCKEVIDAGFTSVMIDGSHLPFEENIAITKQVVDYAHSKGVVVEGELGKLQGIEEHVVSNEAVYTDPDKAVEFVERTKVDSLAIAIGTSHGAYKFKSEPKLDFDRLQAIASRLEGFPLVLHGASSVLPQYVHKINQYGGNIGDAKGVPEDMLRKATTMGITKINIDTDLRLALTATVREIFATHPEEFDPRKYLGPARDEIKNLVKHKIRDVLGSSNTI